The Brassica oleracea var. oleracea cultivar TO1000 chromosome C6, BOL, whole genome shotgun sequence genome includes a region encoding these proteins:
- the LOC106296322 gene encoding 54S ribosomal protein L51, mitochondrial-like, translated as MALRGVWQLQKLVVSYCNWGGSSRGIRAFMESELPALIEKNPQLEVATELSRGQHPYLKGIYRNRNERVVCVKNMDPEQVLLNATRLRNSLGRKVVKLRTRHVTKHPSVQGTWTTAVKF; from the exons ATGGCGCTTAGAGGAGTATGGCAGCTCCAAAAGCTCGTAGTGAGCTACTGTAATTGGGGAGGTAGCAGTAGAGGCATAAG AGCCTTTATGGAATCAGAGTTGCCTGCGCTTATAGAGAAAAACCCGCAGCTCGAAGTGGCAACCGAGCTTTCAAGGGGGCAACATCCTTACCTCAAGGGCATATACA GGAATAGAAATGAGAGGGTGGTGTGTGTGAAGAACATGGATCCTGAACAAGTGCTTTTGAATGCAACGAGGCTTAGGAACTCACTTGGAAGGAAAGTGGTGAAGCTGAGGACTAGACATGTGACCAAGCACCCCAGTGTTCAAGGCACTTGGACAACCGCTGTCAAGTTCTGA